A stretch of Salvelinus alpinus chromosome 4, SLU_Salpinus.1, whole genome shotgun sequence DNA encodes these proteins:
- the LOC139574349 gene encoding zinc finger protein 133-like: MSTNMQAILSLQTQLASIMDVLARAAVDEISQLFSESSADLQLEVSRSYKENEALKMRMKVMKNELFTLRLQRASTPRGSRFSFSRTLCRPRGKLADKTPEHQTSIYSRDDAPITIGEEEIPSTVKKECADVESPDVILIKDEEGPEDDFGGCGPDAGHDDICGENVTMVTPQPEHATQRLGHDEGPYSMNDPHGHGRGEEALCSVTSTENYPFFRAPELLQSLPSHSGLLPDHTVSHQIQLNTHSIGEPLQGNPQMRGLQSDRGGLPRGDTGGRGLKIVQVASLETTPTTPTTTLVTGGVTVRRPSLVNQFQRHHVPHGTKPLFCSDCGKRFSRRLDLIRHRAVHTGEKPVICNLCGNSFVNKTTLRVHMRIHTGEKPYMCSLCGKGFTQNGSLTIHLRTHSGEKPYSCSHCGASFNNPSNLRRHMVTHPEQAGTLTL, translated from the exons ATGTCAACAAACATGCAGGCTATTCTGTCTTTACAGACACAACTTGCCTCGATAATGGACGTGCTTGCTAGAGCGGCCGTTGACGAGATCAGTCAACTCTTTTCCGAGAGCTCGGCTGATTTGCAGTTGGAGGTTTCTCGCAGCTACAAAGAAAACGAAGCTCTGAAAATGAGGATGAAGGTGATGAAGAACGAGCTTTTCACCCTGCGACTACAAAGGGCGAGTACACCGCGGGGCAGTCGCTTTTCTTTCAGCAGAACTTTATGCAGGCCTCGGGGGAAACTCGCAG ATAAGACACCTGAGCACCAGACATCCATTTACAGCAGGGATGATGCCCCTATTACAATAGGGGAAGAGGAGATACCATCCACAGTCAAAAAAGAG TGTGCAGATGTGGAGAGTCCAGATGTCATCTTGATAAAAGATGAGGAGGGTCCTGAGGATGACTTTGGAGGATGTGGGCCAGATGCAG GTCATGACGATATTTGTGGTGAGAATGTTACCATGGTGACACCACAGCCGGAACATGCCACCCAGAGACTAGGTCACGATGAGGGACCATACAGCATGAACGACCCTCACGGTCATGGTCGAGGTGAAGAAGCGCTGTGCAGCGTGACCAGTACTGAGAACTACCCTTTCTTCAGAGCCCCAGAACTACTTCAGAGTTTGCCCTCACACTCTGGTCTGCTGCCGGACCACACAGTCAGCCATCAGATACAGCTGAATACTCATTCTATTGGGGAACCACTGCAAGGCAACCCCCAAATGAGGGGCTTGCAAAGTGACAGAGGGGGTCTGCCGAGAGGGGATACAGGAGGACGGGGTCTGAAAATTGTACAGGTAGCTTCCCTAGAAACCACCCCAACGACCCCAACAACAACCTTGGTAACAGGGGGTGTGACTGTGAGGCGCCCTAGTCTTGTAAACCAGTTCCAGCGCCACCACGTCCCCCATGGTACCAAGCCGTTGTTCTGTAGCGACTGTGGGAAGCGCTTCTCTCGCCGGCTTGACTTGATCCGCCACCGGGcggtccacacaggagagaagcctgtCATATGCAACCTGTGTGGGAACTCGTTTGTCAACAAGACGACACTGAGGGTCCACATGCGTATTCATACAGGGGAGAAACCTTACATGTGCTCCCTGTGTGGGAAGGGTTTCACCCAGAATGGCAGCCTGACCATCCACCTGAGGACCCACTCtggggagaaaccctacagctgcTCCCACTGTGGAGCCTCTTTCAACAACCCCAGCAACCTGCGCAGACACATGGTCACACACCCAGAGCAGGCAGGGACGCTGACACTCTGA